From Anopheles darlingi chromosome 2, idAnoDarlMG_H_01, whole genome shotgun sequence, the proteins below share one genomic window:
- the LOC125948700 gene encoding putative inorganic phosphate cotransporter isoform X1, translating to MGTDNNATVDRKPSVESNGATKDLEQMKSYSGGAEGKAPSGFGARHVQTLLLFFGLTVAYALRVNLSVAIVAMVDRHAANKDFEDFDWDERTKSIILSSFFWGYVVTQIPAGQLAQRFGPKILMLLSLAICSALAVLTPLCAHLGNAKAVIALRIIQGLSQGFIFPSTHTMLSRWAPASERGRLGTLSYAGAQFGTVIMLAVSGVLASSSLGWPGIFYISGAAGLAWSVAWFFYGSNSPADYRGIAPEEREFIESSFGPQDHSRRIVTPWAAILTSAPMIALTIAHSSHNWGFWTLLTEMPTYMKEVLEKDIKKNALLSSLPYLVMWMLSFVFSPLSDFLINRNYLSRVTGRKLFNTIGLWIPMVALLGLAFVPKGSSDLAVVLLTLAVGINSATYLGFQVNHIDLAPNHAGTMMGITNCAANIMSIIAPLIVGEVITDASDPIQWRRVFYIAAGVYFFGNLIFIVFGKADIQPWNEPQSPIPHTQSNANDTEAVRNTSNTAANNPNHSD from the exons ATGGGTACAGACAACAACGCCACCGTAGACAGGAAACCGTCGGTAGAGTCCAACGGTGCGACAAAAGATTTGGAACAGATGAAATCATACAGTGGCGGTGCCGAAGGAAAAGCTC CGAGCGGATTCGGGGCGCGCCATGTCCAAACATTGCTGCTATTCTTCGGACTCACGGTAGCGTACGCACTGCGCGTCAACCTGTCCGTCGCTATCGTGGCCATGGTCGATCGGCATGCCGCTAACAAGGACTTTGAGGACTTTGACTGGGACGAACGCACGAAATCGATCATCTTGAGTAGCTTCTTCTGGGGTTATGTCGTGACGCAGATACCGGCGGGTCAGTTGGCCCAAAGATTTGGACCCAAGATCCTAATGCTGCTATCGTTAGCTATCTGCTCAGCGCTCGCGGTCCTAACACCATTGTGTGCGCATCTTGGTAATGCGAAG GCCGTCATTGCGTTACGAATCATTCAAGGACTGAGCCAAGGATTTATCTTTCCTTCGACCCACACAATGCTTTCACGTTGGGCTCCGGCATCCGAGCGCGGCCGTCTAGGAACGTTAAGTTACGCGGGTGCCCAATTCGGTACAGTGATAATGCTTGCGGTTAGCGGTGTGCTCGCTTCGTCCAGCCTCGGTTGGCCTGGAATTTTCTACATATCCGGTGCCGCTGGGTTGGCATGGTCCGTGGCATGGTTCTTCTACGGTAGCAACTCACCGGCCGACTATCGAGGAATTGCGCCCGAGGAGCGCGAGTTTATCGAAAGCTCGTTCGGACCGCAGGACCATAGTCGCCGTATCGTTACACCGTGGGCGGCCATCCTCACCTCCGCACCGATGATTGCACTCACGATCGCCCACAGCAGCCACAATTGGGGCTTCTGGACGCTGCTCACCGAGATGCCGACCTACATGAAGGAGGTGCTGGAGAAGGACATCAAGAAGAATGCTCTACTCTCCTCGCTGCCTTACCTCGTGATGTGGATGTTGAGCTTCGTGTTCAGTCCACTGTCCGATTTCCTCATTAATCGAAACTATCTGTCGCGCGTGACTGGCCGGAAGCTGTTCAACACGATTGGTCTTTGGATACCGATGGTGGCTCTACTTGGCTTAGCCTTCGTACCGAAGGGTAGCTCCGATCTGGCGGTCGTACTGCTAACGCTCGCTGTCGGTATAAACTCCGCCACGTATCTTGGCTTCCAAGTGAATCATATTGATCTCGCACCCAACCATGCCGGCACGATGATGGGCATCACTAACTGTGCAGCAAACATAATGTCCATCATTGCACCGCTCATTGTTGGGGAAGTGATAACAGATGCG AGCGATCCTATACAATGGCGCCGAGTGTTTTACATAGCGGCCGGCGTTTACTTCTTTGGCAATCTGATTTTCATCGTCTTCGGGAAGGCTGATATTCAACCGTGGAATGAGCCACAATCGCCAATCCCTCACACgcaatcgaatgcaaatg ATACCGAAGCCGTGCGGAACACTAGCAATACAGCCGCCAATAACCCAAATCACAGTGACTaa
- the LOC125948700 gene encoding putative inorganic phosphate cotransporter isoform X3, translated as MVQNRKDEASGFGARHVQTLLLFFGLTVAYALRVNLSVAIVAMVDRHAANKDFEDFDWDERTKSIILSSFFWGYVVTQIPAGQLAQRFGPKILMLLSLAICSALAVLTPLCAHLGNAKAVIALRIIQGLSQGFIFPSTHTMLSRWAPASERGRLGTLSYAGAQFGTVIMLAVSGVLASSSLGWPGIFYISGAAGLAWSVAWFFYGSNSPADYRGIAPEEREFIESSFGPQDHSRRIVTPWAAILTSAPMIALTIAHSSHNWGFWTLLTEMPTYMKEVLEKDIKKNALLSSLPYLVMWMLSFVFSPLSDFLINRNYLSRVTGRKLFNTIGLWIPMVALLGLAFVPKGSSDLAVVLLTLAVGINSATYLGFQVNHIDLAPNHAGTMMGITNCAANIMSIIAPLIVGEVITDASDPIQWRRVFYIAAGVYFFGNLIFIVFGKADIQPWNEPQSPIPHTQSNANDTEAVRNTSNTAANNPNHSD; from the exons ATGGTTCAAAATCGGAAGGATGAAG CGAGCGGATTCGGGGCGCGCCATGTCCAAACATTGCTGCTATTCTTCGGACTCACGGTAGCGTACGCACTGCGCGTCAACCTGTCCGTCGCTATCGTGGCCATGGTCGATCGGCATGCCGCTAACAAGGACTTTGAGGACTTTGACTGGGACGAACGCACGAAATCGATCATCTTGAGTAGCTTCTTCTGGGGTTATGTCGTGACGCAGATACCGGCGGGTCAGTTGGCCCAAAGATTTGGACCCAAGATCCTAATGCTGCTATCGTTAGCTATCTGCTCAGCGCTCGCGGTCCTAACACCATTGTGTGCGCATCTTGGTAATGCGAAG GCCGTCATTGCGTTACGAATCATTCAAGGACTGAGCCAAGGATTTATCTTTCCTTCGACCCACACAATGCTTTCACGTTGGGCTCCGGCATCCGAGCGCGGCCGTCTAGGAACGTTAAGTTACGCGGGTGCCCAATTCGGTACAGTGATAATGCTTGCGGTTAGCGGTGTGCTCGCTTCGTCCAGCCTCGGTTGGCCTGGAATTTTCTACATATCCGGTGCCGCTGGGTTGGCATGGTCCGTGGCATGGTTCTTCTACGGTAGCAACTCACCGGCCGACTATCGAGGAATTGCGCCCGAGGAGCGCGAGTTTATCGAAAGCTCGTTCGGACCGCAGGACCATAGTCGCCGTATCGTTACACCGTGGGCGGCCATCCTCACCTCCGCACCGATGATTGCACTCACGATCGCCCACAGCAGCCACAATTGGGGCTTCTGGACGCTGCTCACCGAGATGCCGACCTACATGAAGGAGGTGCTGGAGAAGGACATCAAGAAGAATGCTCTACTCTCCTCGCTGCCTTACCTCGTGATGTGGATGTTGAGCTTCGTGTTCAGTCCACTGTCCGATTTCCTCATTAATCGAAACTATCTGTCGCGCGTGACTGGCCGGAAGCTGTTCAACACGATTGGTCTTTGGATACCGATGGTGGCTCTACTTGGCTTAGCCTTCGTACCGAAGGGTAGCTCCGATCTGGCGGTCGTACTGCTAACGCTCGCTGTCGGTATAAACTCCGCCACGTATCTTGGCTTCCAAGTGAATCATATTGATCTCGCACCCAACCATGCCGGCACGATGATGGGCATCACTAACTGTGCAGCAAACATAATGTCCATCATTGCACCGCTCATTGTTGGGGAAGTGATAACAGATGCG AGCGATCCTATACAATGGCGCCGAGTGTTTTACATAGCGGCCGGCGTTTACTTCTTTGGCAATCTGATTTTCATCGTCTTCGGGAAGGCTGATATTCAACCGTGGAATGAGCCACAATCGCCAATCCCTCACACgcaatcgaatgcaaatg ATACCGAAGCCGTGCGGAACACTAGCAATACAGCCGCCAATAACCCAAATCACAGTGACTaa
- the LOC125948700 gene encoding putative inorganic phosphate cotransporter isoform X2 → MPFGCFGSGCCLCCRTDTHQYRPIGVPHQPSGFGARHVQTLLLFFGLTVAYALRVNLSVAIVAMVDRHAANKDFEDFDWDERTKSIILSSFFWGYVVTQIPAGQLAQRFGPKILMLLSLAICSALAVLTPLCAHLGNAKAVIALRIIQGLSQGFIFPSTHTMLSRWAPASERGRLGTLSYAGAQFGTVIMLAVSGVLASSSLGWPGIFYISGAAGLAWSVAWFFYGSNSPADYRGIAPEEREFIESSFGPQDHSRRIVTPWAAILTSAPMIALTIAHSSHNWGFWTLLTEMPTYMKEVLEKDIKKNALLSSLPYLVMWMLSFVFSPLSDFLINRNYLSRVTGRKLFNTIGLWIPMVALLGLAFVPKGSSDLAVVLLTLAVGINSATYLGFQVNHIDLAPNHAGTMMGITNCAANIMSIIAPLIVGEVITDASDPIQWRRVFYIAAGVYFFGNLIFIVFGKADIQPWNEPQSPIPHTQSNANDTEAVRNTSNTAANNPNHSD, encoded by the exons ATGCCTTTCGGTTGCTTCGGGAGTGGATGCTGCTTGTGTTGTCGAACAGACACCCATCAGTACCGGCCAATTGGAGTTCCGCACCAAC CGAGCGGATTCGGGGCGCGCCATGTCCAAACATTGCTGCTATTCTTCGGACTCACGGTAGCGTACGCACTGCGCGTCAACCTGTCCGTCGCTATCGTGGCCATGGTCGATCGGCATGCCGCTAACAAGGACTTTGAGGACTTTGACTGGGACGAACGCACGAAATCGATCATCTTGAGTAGCTTCTTCTGGGGTTATGTCGTGACGCAGATACCGGCGGGTCAGTTGGCCCAAAGATTTGGACCCAAGATCCTAATGCTGCTATCGTTAGCTATCTGCTCAGCGCTCGCGGTCCTAACACCATTGTGTGCGCATCTTGGTAATGCGAAG GCCGTCATTGCGTTACGAATCATTCAAGGACTGAGCCAAGGATTTATCTTTCCTTCGACCCACACAATGCTTTCACGTTGGGCTCCGGCATCCGAGCGCGGCCGTCTAGGAACGTTAAGTTACGCGGGTGCCCAATTCGGTACAGTGATAATGCTTGCGGTTAGCGGTGTGCTCGCTTCGTCCAGCCTCGGTTGGCCTGGAATTTTCTACATATCCGGTGCCGCTGGGTTGGCATGGTCCGTGGCATGGTTCTTCTACGGTAGCAACTCACCGGCCGACTATCGAGGAATTGCGCCCGAGGAGCGCGAGTTTATCGAAAGCTCGTTCGGACCGCAGGACCATAGTCGCCGTATCGTTACACCGTGGGCGGCCATCCTCACCTCCGCACCGATGATTGCACTCACGATCGCCCACAGCAGCCACAATTGGGGCTTCTGGACGCTGCTCACCGAGATGCCGACCTACATGAAGGAGGTGCTGGAGAAGGACATCAAGAAGAATGCTCTACTCTCCTCGCTGCCTTACCTCGTGATGTGGATGTTGAGCTTCGTGTTCAGTCCACTGTCCGATTTCCTCATTAATCGAAACTATCTGTCGCGCGTGACTGGCCGGAAGCTGTTCAACACGATTGGTCTTTGGATACCGATGGTGGCTCTACTTGGCTTAGCCTTCGTACCGAAGGGTAGCTCCGATCTGGCGGTCGTACTGCTAACGCTCGCTGTCGGTATAAACTCCGCCACGTATCTTGGCTTCCAAGTGAATCATATTGATCTCGCACCCAACCATGCCGGCACGATGATGGGCATCACTAACTGTGCAGCAAACATAATGTCCATCATTGCACCGCTCATTGTTGGGGAAGTGATAACAGATGCG AGCGATCCTATACAATGGCGCCGAGTGTTTTACATAGCGGCCGGCGTTTACTTCTTTGGCAATCTGATTTTCATCGTCTTCGGGAAGGCTGATATTCAACCGTGGAATGAGCCACAATCGCCAATCCCTCACACgcaatcgaatgcaaatg ATACCGAAGCCGTGCGGAACACTAGCAATACAGCCGCCAATAACCCAAATCACAGTGACTaa
- the LOC125948710 gene encoding WD repeat and FYVE domain-containing protein 2, with amino-acid sequence MAAEIKPAPRSANDRFSTTKKPELLSKLEGSNDDVNAALLIPGEEGVISVCDGKTIRVWQKRDSGQYWPSICQYMPSGCTSLCYTSETRTLFIGQDNGTISQFTLSDDCNRLTPIREYLAHQARITNVTFAKHTGWILSAGRDKFFAYHSTETGERIGCYTFEAMCTAMQYDALSKYVFVGDYSGQITMLKLSGTGATMVTTMKGHSGSVRSLYWAEGPQLLFSGSQDQSVIVWDVGGKRGTTYELHGHNNKVSALSYGSNTQQLISAGEDSVIVFWEMNAMRKITPDWVESDTCQLCTRAFFWNLRAMIDQKQIGIRQHHCRYCGKAVCDKCSNNRINIPIMGFEFDVRVCDQCHQRLKSEERPSLATFHDAKHSIVAMDLDEPRKRLLTVGQDRIIKIWDLSSIWG; translated from the exons ATGGCGGCCGAGATAAAGCCAGCACCCAGAAGTGCCAACGATCGCTTTAGCACCACCAAAAAGCCCGAACTGCTAAGCAAACTCGAGGGAAGTAACGATGACGTGAACGCCGCGCTGCTGATTCCGGGCGAGGAGGGTGTTATCAGCGTTTGTGATGGCAA AACGATACGAGTCTGGCAAAAGCGAGATTCCGGTCAATACTGGCCCTCCATTTGCCAGTACATGCCATCCGGTTGTACCTCCTTGTGCTACACGTCGGAAACACGTACGCTGTTCATTGGACAGGACAACGGAACCATCTCGCAGTTTACTCTCTCGGACGATTGCAACCGTTTAACGCCAATCCGAGAATATCTGgcccaccaggcgcgcattaCGAACGTCACGTTCGCCAAGCATACCGGATGGATCTTGTCGGCAGGACGGGACAAATTCTTCGCTTACCACAGCACCGAAACCGGCGAGCGTATCGGTTGCTACACGTTCGAGGCAATGTGCACCGCGATGCA GTACGACGCCTTATCAAAATACGTGTTCGTAGGAGACTATAGCGGGCAGATAACGATGTTGAAGCTAAGTGGTACCGGCGCTACGATGGTTACCACGATGAAAGGACATTCGGGGTCGGTGCGTTCGTTGTACTGGGCGGAAGGCCCACAACTTCTGTTCAGTGGCTCACAGGATCAATCGGTCATCGTATGGGATGTGGGTGGCAAGCGGGGAACCACGTACGAGCTGCATGGTCACAA CAACAAGGTGTCAGCGCTATCGTACGGTTCCAACACCCAGCAGCTGATATCGGCCGGTGAGGATTCGGTGATCGTTTTCTGGGAGATGAACGCGATGCGTAAAATTACGCCGGACTGGGTTGAATCCGACACCTGTCAACTGTGTACGCGGGCGTTCTTTTGGAATCTTAGGGCAATGATCGATCAGAAGCAAATCGGCATTCGGCAGCACCATTGCCGCTACTGCGGCAAGGCCGTCTGCGATAAGTGTTCAAACAATCGAATCAACATACCGATCATGGGCTTTGAGTTTGATGTACGCGTTTGTGATCAGTGCCACCAGCGACTGAAGAGTGAAGA GCGACCATCGCTGGCAACATTCCACGATGCCAAGCACAGTATCGTTGCCATGGATTTGGATGAACCACGGAAAAGACTGCTGACCGTTGGCCAGGATCGTATCATCAAAATCTGGGACCTTTCATCAATCTGGGGTTAG
- the LOC125959362 gene encoding uncharacterized protein LOC125959362 — MVVSGSGMRRFRSTGSAGCWTSGNLCKLITIVAAIATTVLATAGLPTPELLCSYNDGFLYTVPGSQCSAYYRCYDNQPIRYECPDGAKFDFNQQRCVRTKGTCYEPVCTGKTNGVYGDTSQNCQRSYRCKGGSIEHVDICPIGRAFDGRRCSPVEEITCENPSLSSASFNYEADSRCYGLTNGNHVLQDSGNCRKYLVCHANQVQDVLECPPGYGFDERAKRCTLLNGGGCHSPGNQPASTEVVNSCSFLPDGLHLAATSKDCRTYVQCQSRRQINRLECPPMTVYNGQQCVPSFLYHCPRLDLPGDVCQHRQNGYYVDPRKGCGYYVRCAAERTVEQYSCPYGFYFDESSGACRGNEENDGTCHRLAYSVDCAQRASGYYQDFTVTANSPVACGTYFHCHNGAKTVLRCRNGFIFDGENCVSEASYTCSIEDIDSCRRKPNGYYKDARSGCRAYHLCTDGNKISYLCGPGQVFANGACVERRRSERSSDETLTCDEDSICAGRPDGYYPDRASLCRQYYFCQRNEKLQTLTCRGSKVFDGHSCVSRDAYNCPAPDDVDAAASENCISRDCSAPICERNGFFADYDSNCEQYFFCIDGKQSALRCSSNYVFNGEICVPSGSYYCPRYCTPAESC; from the exons ATGGTTGTGTCTGGCAGCGGTATGCGGAGGTTCCGGTCGACGGGTAGTGCCGGTTGCTGGACGAGCGGCAATTTATGCAAACTCATAACCATCGTCGCAGCGATAGCAACGACCGTCCTTGCCACAG CTGGATTACCAACACCTGAGCTGTTGTGTTCTTACAATGATGGATTCCTTTATACCGTACCTGGGTCACAGTGTAGTGCCTACTATCGATGTTACGACAATCAACCTATCCGCTACGAGTGTCCCGATGGAGCGAAGTTTGATTTCAATCAGCAACGGTGTGTTCGAACCAAAG GTACCTGCTACGAACCGGTCTGCACTGGCAAGACAAATGGAGTGTACGGCGATACATCACAAAATTGCCAACGATCGTACCGCTGCAAGggaggatcgatcgaacacgTCGACATTTGTCCGATAGGAAGGGCGTTCGATGGTCGTCGCTGTAGTCCTGTGGAAGAGATAACGTGTGAAAACCCGAGTTTATCCAGCGCATCTTTCAATTACGAAGCAGATTCCCGTTGTTACGGCTTGACCAATGGTAACCATGTGCTGCAAGATAGTGGTAACTGTAGGAAGTATCTTGTGTGTCACGCCAACCAAGTGCAAGATGTGCTCGAGTGTCCACCAGGCTATGGATTTGATGAGCGTGCGAAACGGTGCACGCTGCTGAACGGAGGTGGCTGCCACTCCCCGGGCAATCAACCTGCGTCTACCGAGGTCGTAAATTCCTGCAGCTTTCTTCCCGATGGACTGCATCTGGCGGCCACCTCGAAAGACTGTCGAACGTACGTACAGTGCCAATCACGGCGACAGATTAACCGCCTGGAATGTCCTCCGATGACGGTGTACAACGGTCAGCAATGTGTACCGAGCTTTCTGTATCACTGTCCGCGGCTCGACTTACCGGGAGACGTTTGCCAGCATCGACAAAATGGCTATTACGTGGATCCGCGTAAAGGTTGCGGATATTATGTTCGTTGTGCAGCGGAACGGACCGTCGAGCAGTACTCCTGTCCATATGGTTTCTATTTCGATGAATCGTCTGGTGCTTGTCGTGGTAACGAGGAAAACGATGGAACTTGTCACCGACTAGCGTACTCGGTTGACTGTGCGCAACGAGCATCCGGCTATTATCAAGACTTTACAGTAACTGCAAATTCGCCAGTCGCCTGCGGGACATACTTTCATTGCCACAACGGTGCAAAAACGGTACTTCGGTGCAGAAATGGCTTCATATTTGATGGTGAAAACTGCGTCTCGGAGGCAAGCTACACGTGTTCCATCGAGGATATCGACTCGTGCCGGAGAAAACCGAACGGGTACTATAAGGATGCTCGATCAGGTTGTCGCGCTTACCATCTCTGCACTGATGGTAACAAAATCTCGTACCTGTGTGGTCCAGGACAGGTATTCGCCAATGGGGCGTGCGTGGAACGGAGACGAAGCGAACGTTCTAGCGATGAGACTTTAACCTGCGATGAGGATTCTATTTGTGCAGGTCGCCCAGATGGTTATTACCCGGATCGCGCTTCCCTGTGCCGTCAGTACTACTTTTGtcagcgaaacgaaaaactcCAAACCCTGACCTGCCGTGGTAGTAAGGTATTTGATGGGCATAGCTGCGTATCGAGAGATGCGTACAATTGCCCTGCACCTGATGATGTCGATGCAGCGGCCAGCGAGAACTGCATCTCGCGAGATTGCAGCGCCCCCATATGCGAACGTAACGGGTTTTTCGCCGATTACGATAGTAACTGCGAACAATATTTCTTCTGCATTGACGGCAAACAAAGCGCACTCCGGTGTTCGTCAAATTATGTGTTCAATGGTGAGATTTGTGTGCCTAGTGGTTCCTACTATTGCCCCCGGTATTGCACTCCAGCAGAATCCTGCTGA